In a genomic window of Glycine max cultivar Williams 82 chromosome 13, Glycine_max_v4.0, whole genome shotgun sequence:
- the LOC100778003 gene encoding trigger factor-like, with amino-acid sequence MQGKEENDENEKKDGEDGDEDENAQEEDEEDINDDDYNQNIDFDDDEDEDDYNDVDDGDDEPTYQIICMENVLLLIP; translated from the exons ATGCAGGGCAAAGAggaaaatgatgaaaatgaaaagaaagatggaGAAGATGGAGATGAGGATGAAAATGCACAAGAGGAGGATGAAGAAGATATTAATGATGATGATTATAATCAG AATATAGATTTTGATGacgatgaagatgaagatgattaTAATGATGTAGATGACGGGGATG ATGAGCCTACCTATCAGATTATCTGTATGGAGAATGTTCTTCTGCTCATCCCGTGA